The genomic interval CATTTGATAGTTTATAGTTATTGGATTGTGGCACTGATTATTTGCTAtcaataacatgaaaatttcTTGTTTTACCTGTGCTCTTTTAATTGATCTATATGAAAATGGCTTCTTGCTGGACTCTCTATTCTATTAGGCAGGTAGCTGGTTCCTGAATCTTAAGCTCTATGCAAGTAAATataagagaatttttttttgggggggcgAAAAATAAAGAGTAATATAAGAGAGACTAGGTCCTATTGTCATGTGTTTTTACTTTCATATGCTTCAAAATAGTTGGCACCGAGCTTCGTTAAAACTATGGTAGAACTCTCAAGGGGCACAGACGTTGACATAATTGAGAAggtgaaaattatatttacttgtTGGAAAAGCTTACCTGGACAACGGTCCTGAGAGGCAGGCGGTCATTTTGTGCCGCATGGGTGCATGCGTCGAGTGATAGTTTGTTGCAGTTCATTATTTTGCATAGCCTTCTTCTGTCATGCTCAGGTAGTGAAGGATGAGTCTGGAAAGAATATTATACTTTGTTAAGTTTAATAAGTGTTTTGTGAAAGTTATCTTTGCCCAAACTTCCCAGGAAAAAACAGAAGCTGTGATAATGAGAAGGTAGAAGTAACCTTGAGGTAGATGTCAATGGCTCTATAAAGGCCATCATGACATGCTCGTGCGTTTTCTGGAAGTAGCTCGGCTAGAACTTGAAACTTGGTTATTGAGAGATTTGGATCTCGGGCAATCTCTGCTAGGTAGTTGTCCAACAGCTTACTTACACTGATATTCTCTGTTCTCTGTAGATGTAGGTGTAACTGTTGCTGTTCTTGCATCAAGAAATATTCCACGATCCGTCGTACCAAATCAGTGTCATACATGGTGTGATCTTCAGAGGAACTGTTTTAATTAACATTAATTATTAACAAGAGGTGCAAAGTGGTGAGTTGATCATTATCATGCAACCTTCAGAACTTTTCTAATTTTGGAGTATTAAGTCAACACAAGTCAATTAGAGAAGGTAAATACGTACTTCACTAGTGATGTCTGATCTGCATTTTTGTATCTAGGAATAAGAAGATCGTTTGCATTAGCGTCTTCCAACAGCATCCCCACTCTTTTTTCTAGCTCAGAAATTAAGGCTGGTGTTACAGAGTACACATTGGCTATCTTTAACATTTGCAGCAAGAACTTACAGGAAACAGCTTCATGTTGAGGAGGAAGTAAGCTAACTAGGTTTTCGATTATCATTTTTTGCCTCTTGCCATGTGCAATACCCTCTTCCCCTTCCTCTTCTCTCCGGCTCAAAATACTGAACTGCAGATCACTCTTTCCATGCCCATATCCTCTTATTCCTTCTAACTCCTCATCCATTCCTGTCAACCATCGACGTGCATAGTGCATGATACACTTGCCTATGATCTCAGGGCTTGAACCTTTTGCTTTGATTGTCGTCATAATCCTCATAAAATGATCAATTCTCAGGATAGCAATCTCATCAAACCACCAGCCTTCTGTGTTACTTGAATTTGCTGGTGTGTTTTCTCTTGATGCCTTCCAAGCAATTGAATCACAGCATCTTCTAACAATTTGTAGATTCTCAACCCATGGAGATAGATCTTCACAAGATTTGATTACAGTAATGGTATCTTTCCATGAAGAAAGGACTACAAATGTTAGGAATGCTTCAGTCTTGGTAACTAGATTTCCATCATCAAGTTCCTCAGTCATGTCTAGGTACTCTGCAGCACATCTTAGTGGAGCTATGTTCTTCGAGCTAAAATCAATCGGGAAACCATAACAGAACTTCAGAATTGTTTCAAAGGTCTCCGATCCACCTGGAAAATTTTCGAGTTTGATGTCGCAGTTAAAACTTGAGTTTGGTTGCTGCTGAATATCAACCCGACTGAAGTAGCCACATTTTGCTACCAATGGATACTGTTACACGTGAAGACTCGTATTAGGTATCTGTTTTTCATAAAACTTAAGACAATATGTGGAAGACCTATGTGCATTTTAGTCAGCCCATGTACGATATGGCTGTTTTAATAAGTTGTTTTGAAATAAATGGAAACCATactatttatgaaaattaatcatataAAGACATGCCGCTAGATCCACCCTATGTCATCACTAAGTCATTAGTCATTAGTATGCAACTTGTGGAAAGCATCAATTTGAAAACTTTTGTGATCAGGGCTCTGTGGTATCTGCAGCATAACAGGTTTGTAATGCAGAgtcttagttatttattttatattttttattttattaattctaAGTGCAAAATGTGGACTCAATTAGACAGCCTCTTAGActatatgaaaatataaatgttgACTAAATCTTTTGCGATCGTTCTTGTTTATTTCTTGTTTTTCACTGTTTACAATCATTATGGCTTTGCTGCTGctataattttgtgtaacatGCAGTGCTACAAAGAAAGCATGTATTGCCTTGTTCTAGTTACCTTATGAGCATTAAAGGTGGTTTCTTCAACTTGAATGGAGAAGTCTGTTGGAATCTGAGAAGTGATAAACCTGAAAGGGAACACAATAGTGATGAGGTGCAGTAAAGAACACAAGAATTACAGGTAAATTCTGCACTATAAGAAATGAAACACAATCTTAGGCTGTGTACCAGGAGGGTTCCTTTCTTTCCAAACCATCACTGATATTGGTGATGAACTTGGAGGGCAGGACTATTCTCTGCTCGCGAACTTGATCATTCTCATCGAAATCATTCCCCGAGCTTGGTGGATGAGTCATAGTCTTCTTCAT from Cannabis sativa cultivar Pink pepper isolate KNU-18-1 chromosome 4, ASM2916894v1, whole genome shotgun sequence carries:
- the LOC115715161 gene encoding BTB/POZ domain-containing protein DOT3, which translates into the protein MMKKTMTHPPSSGNDFDENDQVREQRIVLPSKFITNISDGLERKEPSWFITSQIPTDFSIQVEETTFNAHKYPLVAKCGYFSRVDIQQQPNSSFNCDIKLENFPGGSETFETILKFCYGFPIDFSSKNIAPLRCAAEYLDMTEELDDGNLVTKTEAFLTFVVLSSWKDTITVIKSCEDLSPWVENLQIVRRCCDSIAWKASRENTPANSSNTEGWWFDEIAILRIDHFMRIMTTIKAKGSSPEIIGKCIMHYARRWLTGMDEELEGIRGYGHGKSDLQFSILSRREEEGEEGIAHGKRQKMIIENLVSLLPPQHEAVSCKFLLQMLKIANVYSVTPALISELEKRVGMLLEDANANDLLIPRYKNADQTSLVNSSEDHTMYDTDLVRRIVEYFLMQEQQQLHLHLQRTENISVSKLLDNYLAEIARDPNLSITKFQVLAELLPENARACHDGLYRAIDIYLKTHPSLPEHDRRRLCKIMNCNKLSLDACTHAAQNDRLPLRTVVQVLFSEQVKMRTTIQEKDPSPSDNISEQEGNQPTTEMEIKTLKVELENIKRKMSELQSDYSELQQEYDKVGHKQIHAPRWSLGWRKIKTSFHTKMEGDGSGEEPEEGKQRPNSVRYKISSKRRSSIA